A genome region from Schlesneria paludicola DSM 18645 includes the following:
- a CDS encoding sulfatase-like hydrolase/transferase, which yields MPNCVRRACAAVLGLLFVNLTVSSWAAEPESLPNIVIIYADDLGYGDLGCYGGQPSVTPHLDQLAKQGARFTDFYAAQPVCSASRAALLTGCYPNRLSIVGALSPRQNYGLSHREMTLAQLLKQQNYATAIYGKWHLGHHVNFLPTTFGFDDYLGLPYSNDMSPAPEDSPGVPPKTQFPPLPLIDGTKVVATTPDQSQLTTQYTERAVKFIAEHRERPFLLYVPHSMPHVPIRVSDKFRNKTGQGLYADVIAEIDWSVGQILAALDQHQLAERTLVIFSSDNGPWKIYGNHGGSAGPLRESKGTVYEGGIRVPCLARWPGRIAAGTVIHEPAIMIDWFPTIAGLTGTKLPEQPIDGHDIWPLLTQPAAKNPHDAFFFYYRDGELQAMRLGSWKLLFPHDVGSVEGAELGRDGAPGKGVRRKIGLELYDLSNDLGEQHNLAESRPEIVATLQSRADQMREDLGDRLQGKTGKGVRTHEEFPAASP from the coding sequence ATGCCAAATTGCGTTCGTCGAGCGTGTGCGGCGGTATTGGGGCTTTTGTTTGTGAATCTGACGGTCAGTTCCTGGGCCGCCGAACCCGAGTCGCTGCCGAATATCGTGATCATCTACGCGGACGACCTGGGATATGGAGATCTCGGTTGTTATGGCGGGCAACCGAGTGTCACGCCGCACCTGGATCAACTCGCGAAGCAGGGGGCGCGTTTCACCGATTTCTATGCGGCGCAACCCGTCTGTTCCGCATCGCGCGCGGCCCTGTTGACCGGTTGTTACCCGAACCGTTTGAGCATCGTGGGGGCATTGTCTCCTCGGCAAAATTATGGTCTTAGTCATCGTGAGATGACGCTGGCTCAACTGCTCAAACAACAGAACTATGCGACGGCGATCTACGGCAAGTGGCATTTGGGACACCACGTCAACTTTCTGCCGACAACCTTCGGCTTCGACGATTATCTGGGACTGCCGTACTCGAACGATATGAGTCCCGCTCCCGAAGACAGCCCCGGGGTCCCACCCAAGACACAATTTCCACCGCTGCCGTTGATCGACGGAACGAAGGTCGTCGCCACGACACCGGATCAATCGCAACTGACGACGCAGTACACCGAGCGGGCGGTGAAGTTTATCGCCGAACACCGCGAGCGGCCGTTCTTGTTGTATGTCCCTCATTCGATGCCGCACGTCCCCATTCGCGTGTCGGACAAGTTTCGAAACAAGACGGGGCAGGGGCTGTATGCCGACGTCATCGCCGAGATTGACTGGTCGGTGGGACAGATCCTCGCTGCATTGGATCAGCATCAACTTGCCGAACGCACGCTGGTCATTTTTTCCTCGGACAATGGCCCATGGAAGATCTACGGCAATCACGGCGGTTCGGCCGGCCCGTTGCGAGAATCGAAAGGAACCGTCTACGAGGGGGGAATTCGCGTGCCATGCCTCGCGCGTTGGCCGGGGCGCATCGCAGCCGGAACGGTGATCCATGAACCGGCGATCATGATCGATTGGTTTCCGACCATCGCGGGGCTGACGGGAACCAAACTGCCCGAACAGCCCATCGACGGCCACGACATCTGGCCACTGCTGACACAACCCGCCGCGAAAAATCCGCATGACGCCTTCTTTTTCTACTATCGAGACGGTGAGTTGCAGGCGATGCGCCTCGGCTCGTGGAAGCTGCTATTTCCGCATGATGTCGGCAGCGTTGAAGGGGCCGAACTGGGACGCGACGGTGCCCCAGGAAAGGGCGTTCGCCGCAAAATCGGACTGGAACTCTACGACCTTTCCAATGATCTCGGTGAACAACACAATCTGGCCGAATCCCGCCCGGAAATCGTGGCCACGCTCCAGTCCCGCGCCGACCAGATGCGAGAGGACTTAGGCGACCGACTCCAGGGTAAAACCGGCAAGGGCGTTCGCACCCACGAAGAATTCCCCGCAGCCAGCCCCTGA
- a CDS encoding IS5 family transposase has product MVRTPARIAGAWQNRLVGGCGGRLVRTSQKGGDGVGKTKCGKGTKIVDVVDSNGTPLAVHLTSANHNEVKLIEPTLDRLQIPHQVPEHLIYDRAADSDPLRNRVLNERGIELVCPHRKSRKKPPTQDGRACRRYRRRFVVERTHSWFHNFRRTVVRYETTLARFTGWIHLACALITMRRL; this is encoded by the coding sequence TTGGTTCGAACTCCTGCACGAATTGCAGGAGCGTGGCAAAATCGATTGGTCGGAGGCTGCGGCGGACGCTTGGTTCGCACGAGCCAAAAGGGGGGAGACGGAGTTGGCAAAACGAAATGTGGCAAGGGAACCAAGATTGTCGATGTTGTCGATTCGAACGGAACTCCTCTCGCCGTCCATCTGACCAGTGCCAATCACAACGAAGTGAAGTTGATCGAGCCAACGCTGGATCGGCTTCAGATTCCACATCAAGTCCCCGAACATCTCATCTATGACCGTGCGGCGGATAGTGATCCACTTCGCAATCGAGTACTGAACGAACGCGGCATCGAGTTGGTTTGCCCGCATCGTAAAAGCCGTAAGAAGCCGCCCACTCAAGACGGGCGTGCCTGTCGCAGATATCGCCGACGATTCGTAGTCGAGCGAACCCATAGCTGGTTCCATAATTTCCGTCGTACTGTCGTCCGCTACGAAACCACACTGGCTCGATTTACGGGATGGATTCATCTTGCCTGCGCGCTCATTACAATGAGGCGGTTATGA